A genomic region of Vanessa tameamea isolate UH-Manoa-2023 chromosome 11, ilVanTame1 primary haplotype, whole genome shotgun sequence contains the following coding sequences:
- the LOC113402503 gene encoding BTB/POZ domain-containing protein KCTD12, translating into MADAPPEVLELNVGGVHYATTRDTLLREPDSLPAAALRDPDHPRDARGRIFFDRDGVLFRYVLDYLRDGGLVLPECFREHKRLSREAKHYRLVGLEHAVREADPRPPNRERGCITVGYRGSFAFGRDGLADVKFRKLSRILVCGKVTLCRDVFGETLNESRDPDHGLADRYTSRFFLKHSFIEQAFDMLQEQGFKLTASCGSGTAGGAAELKPGVDSEENRWNHYNEFVFVRE; encoded by the coding sequence ATGGCGGACGCGCCGCCAGAAGTCCTCGAGCTGAACGTAGGCGGCGTGCACTATGCCACTACACGCGACACGCTGTTGCGCGAGCCGGACTCGCTACCCGCTGCCGCGCTCCGCGATCCGGATCATCCCCGCGACGCGCGCGGTCGCATTTTCTTTGATCGCGACGGCGTCCTCTTCCGCTACGTACTTGACTACCTTCGAGATGGTGGCCTCGTCTTGCCGGAATGCTTTCGCGAGCATAAACGCCTGTCGCGTGAAGCCAAACACTATAGGTTAGTGGGTCTGGAACATGCAGTACGGGAAGCTGATCCGCGACCGCCAAACCGGGAACGTGGCTGTATAACCGTTGGCTATCGCGGTAGCTTTGCCTTCGGCCGTGATGGCCTTGCCGATGTCAAATTCCGCAAGCTGTCGCGTATTTTGGTATGTGGAAAAGTAACACTATGCCGGGATGTATTCGGTGAGACACTGAATGAATCCCGTGATCCAGATCATGGGCTTGCGGATAGATACACATCACGATTCTTCCTTAAACATTCTTTCATCGAACAAGCTTTCGACATGTTGCAAGAGCAAGGATTTAAACTAACAGCTAGCTGCGGAAGTGGAACGGCTGGCGGCGCGGCAGAACTGAAACCTGGTGTTGATTCCGAGGAGAACCGCTGGAATCATTACAATGAGTTTGTGTTCGTACGCGAGTAA
- the LOC113402505 gene encoding probable oligoribonuclease, which translates to MIFLRNFLTFYTRGCLSTLPKHFLYRETKMNLHSNSATKRIVWVDLEMTGLDVEKDHILEIACLVTDCNLNLIAEGPNIIIHQPDEILSNMNAWCIAQHGESGLTKASRESNFSVLEAENQILNFVKSHVPEKKCPLGGNSVYMDRIFISKYMPNLNDYLHYRIIDVSSIKELAKRWYQKEYSRIPQKKFQHRCLNDIKESIEELNYYRVNIFKQNETMQIE; encoded by the exons ATGATTTTTCTTCGTAATTTTTTGACTTTTTACACAAGAGGTTGTTTAAGCACTTTaccaaaacattttt TATATCGAgaaacaaaaatgaatttacATTCAAATAGTGCGACAAAAAGGATTGTTTGGGTTGATTTAGAAATGACAGggttagatgttgaaaaagatcaTATCTTAGAAATTGCCTGTTTAGTAACCGactgtaatttaaatttgatcgCAGAAGgaccaaatataataattcatcaaCCTGATGAAATACTCAGTAATATGAACGCGTGGTGCATTGCTCAACACGGCGag AGTGGATTGACAAAGGCTAGTCGGGAATCAAATTTTTCTGTTCTGGAAGCAGAAAATCAAATATTGAACTTTGTTAAGTCACATGTTCCTGAAAAAAAGTGCCCATTAGGTGGTAATAGTGTCTACATggatagaatatttataagtaaatatatgccTAATCttaatgattatttacattatagaaTTATTGATGTTAGCTCTATAAAAGAATTAGCTAAGAGATGGTATCAAAAAGAATATTCGAGGATACCCCAGAAGAAGTTTCAGCATAGATGCTTAAATGATATTAAGGAAAGTATAGaagagttaaattattatagggtaaatatatttaaacaaaatgaaactaTGCAGATTGAATAA
- the Letm1 gene encoding mitochondrial proton/calcium exchanger protein yields the protein MNRIVLNRCRCLKKSTLLWETRQFQNFPYITLSRSLSYYTTQPIGLQHDISQKPFNRKVFYPVYVRTIATSKCYYEKEPLKPSSKVEATVETIKKEIEEKEKLPKKEEKKKSLKQRIMDELRHYYHGFRLLFIEVRISTTLLFRILQGHSLTRREHRLLVTTIGDLFRMVPFIVFIVVPFLEFALPIFIKLFPNMLPSTFESRSQTEAKLKQHLKVKLEMAKFFQETLDQMAPQAGNRHSELAKEFSTFFTKIRTSGDVATSEEIMKFSKLFEDEITLDSLQRPHLVALCKVLNVSTIGTGAILRFNLKMKLRSLAADDKMIAKEGVDSLNFSELQQACRSRGMRAYGVSEERLRKELRNWLDLSLNEKVPPSLLLLSRALMVPEHVPTTYKLKATISALPEQVVTQTKAAIGEKEGKLDFKTKADAIKLEEERIKEEKKEMQEAEREKQILEAKKREKEELKDKAPILDEESTPVMVDPAPILVVDSPLSKPEEGLSGKDIEVIEDALEKLAEQKKSLLLEKESIQELKGELMDYSEDVKEMNEIVKNKQADIKLTKGARRLYRAVNNMISKLDSVLIELESKEKALLTTLEQTKTEPEKAKEHLIQIDELMHSIKSLQKVPDEAKLKLIQDVLGRLDDDFDGQLKIDDVLKMLEIIGNENVNLSEKQMAELIELLDKEEILEVESKIQKALDKAANAAKEQDKTSGSDGKNLFDLIREAQKRREMKKAVEKFGEQRNMPKSEDIVTDHEEKTKRPESHNKP from the exons ATGAATAGAATAGTGTTAAATCGTTGTCggtgtttaaaaaaatcca CACTACTCTGGGAGACTAGGCAGTTCCAAAATTTTCCATACATAACTCTTTCAAGGTCATTATCCTATTACACAACTCAACCCATTGGATTGCAGCATGATATAAGTCAGAAACCGTTCAATAGAAAAGTATTCTACCCTGTTTATGTAAGAACAATAGCAACAAGTAAATGTTATTATGAGAAGGAACCCCTGAAACCATCTTCTAAAGTTGAAGCAACTGTTGAAactataaaaaaggaaattgaagaaaaagaaaaattaccaAAGAAGGAGGAAAAAAAGAAGAGCCTAAAACAAAGGATTATGGATGAATTGAGACACTATTATCATGGTTTCAGGCTGCTCTTTATTGAAGTGAGAATATCAACAACATTGTTGTTCAGAATATTACAGGGCCATTCTTTAACTCGCAGAGAGCATAGATTGTTGGTAACAACTATTGGTGACTTGTTCAGAATGGTGccctttattgtatttatagtgGTACCATTTTTGGAATTTGCATTaccaattttcataaaattattcccTAATATGTTGCCATCAACATTTGAGAGCCGAAGTCAAACCGAAGCAAAATTAAAACAGCACCTAAAAGTCAAATTAGAAATGGCTAAATTCTTTCAAGAAACACTAGATCAAATGGCTCCACAGGCAGGTAATAGGCATTCAGAGTTAGCTAAAGAGTTTTCTACTTTCTTTACTAAAATCAGAACTTCAGGAGATGTTGCTACAAGTgaagaaataatgaaattctCAAAGCTCTTTGAAGATGAAATTACATTAGATTCTCTTCAAAGACCCCATTTGGTTGCATTATGTAAAGTGTTGAATGTATCAACAATCGGAACAGGTGCCATATTGcggtttaatttgaaaatgaagTTGAGATCATTAGCTGCAGATGATAAAATGATTGCTAAGGAAGGTGTGGACAGTTTAAACTTCAGTGAGTTGCAACAAGCTTGTAGAAGTAGAGGTATGAGGGCTTATGGTGTATCTGAAGAGCGATTAAGAAAAGAGTTAAGAAATTGGCTGGACTTGtcattaaatgaaaaagttCCACCATCATTGCTCCTATTATCAAGAGCCTTGATGGTACCTGAACATGTGCCtacaacatataaattaaaggcAACAATTTCAGCATTGCCAGAACAGGTTGTAACACAAACAAAGGCTGCAATTGGTGAGAAAGAAGGCAAACTTGACTTCAAG acTAAAGCAGATGCCATTAAATTGGAAGAAGAAAGGATTAAGGAAGAGAAAAAAGAAATGCAGGAAGCAGAAAGAGAGAAACAAATACTTGAGGCTAAGAAGAGAGAAAAAGAAGAACTTAAGGACAAAGCACCAATTCTTGATGAAGAGAGCACTCCTGTCATGGTTGATCCAGCACCTATTTTGGTCGTGGATAGTCCTCTTTCTAAACCAGAGGAAGGCCTGTCTGGCAAAGACATTGAAGTGATTGAAGATGCTTTAGAGAAATTAG ctGAACAGAAAAAGTCTCTTCTACTAGAAAAAGAGAGCATTCAAGAGCTGAAGGGAGAGTTAATGGATTATAGTGAAGATGTTAAGGAGATGAATGAAATTGTGAAGAACAAGCAAGCTGACATCAAATTGACTAAAGGAGCCAGGAG ATTATATCGAGCAGTTAATAACATGATCAGCAAATTAGATTCAGTGCTAATTGAACTGGAAAGCAAAGAGAAAGCTCTTTTGACTACACTGGAGCAAACGAAAACTGAGCCTGAGAAAGCCAAAGAGCATTTGATCCAGATAGACGAACTTATGCATTCCATTAAGAGTCTACAGAAAGTGCCTGATGAGGCAAAATTGAAACTTATTCAGGATGTCCTGGGAAGGTTAGATGATGATTTTGATGGACAATTGAAGATTGATGATGTCTTGAAG ATGTTAGAAATAATAGGCAACGAAAACGTAAATCTGTCAGAGAAGCAAATGGCGGAACTGATTGAGCTGTTAGATAAGGAAGAGATCCTGGAAGTTGAGAGTAAGATACAAAAGGCATTAGACAAAGCTGCCAACGCAGCCAAAGAACAAGATAAAACCAGTGGATCTGACGGAaag AATCTATTCGATTTGATCCGAGAAGCGCAGAAACGACGAGAAATGAAGAAAGCGGTTGAGAAGTTTGGGGAGCAACGGAACATGCCCAAGAGTGAAGATATTGTCACCGATCACGAGGAAAAGACCAAACGACCGGAGAGCCACAATAAACCTTGA
- the LOC113402494 gene encoding uncharacterized protein LOC113402494 isoform X1, with translation MQCPIVQERDRNRGNVKMKTFNTFKNSYKKESNLDNIVDQLCTRLQDIKDQESASLIGMPTCSLEQTEAVRRYYAAFPALKKGQESPLQYYLPPPAWCRKNTPDTKVKMQSELSMSKDWNSKNKKFCPGKERRNSYHGQKKNNRRRYNSYTRSFESKENLPEWMTHEGVWDMETQDPVKEFIRAIALDEGYGTCENTVTDDIKDITQVKFRFKENMVPDWDDSLDLDAEWVITDDLNPRARSPMEEELYAKFEAKFDRSIEALWSKDQNTPDDEYQDLPIDFQDLLSSPSDHLFADPSAEKCSMISLTESIWSNDVPDVPSGERADRADSPTLIAEGLHDRFRPLNIDDTEPPCPREIESFSLYDGDELYDALSTVAKTMRSFTAINHSRDRSGFVEVPPRRRRDEAPAAPPPRAPLSTRTPVEREDLLTSARTHFRPIRREAEAEPTRYADGDTFDIRGELDPVEFRRSESGGVYLGGSLERYLEYRVARSIDYGRLNLTAAQRCPDLDDPGFRLRFPVRQIDAGVQTERRADAAWECDECGGSAKKMRPSAIRSIWSESHACECGGATGGPGGGPGERTTAPPPDELSREWEELLEDISAAHRLYASEAGDACDDAGVGADRKRRHSAALRCAVAPCSHPHARFLHCCATALDRPLTR, from the exons ATGCAGTGCCCAATTGTTCAGGAAAGGGACCGTAACCGGGGAAATGTTAAAATGAAGACTTTTAACACTTTTAAGAATTCTTATAAAAAG GAGTCTAATCTGGACAACATTGTTGATCAGCTGTGCACAAGACTTCAAGATATTAAAGATCAAGAAAGCGCGTCGCTAATAGGCATGCCCACGTGTTCTTTGGAACAAACAGAGGCTGTGCGTCGATATTACGCTGCATTTCCGGCTCTAAAGAAAGGACAAGAGTCGCCATTGCAGTATTATTTGCCGCCACCGGCCTGGTGTCGTAAAAATACGCCCGATACGAAGGTCAAGATGCAAAGTGAACTCTCAATGTCTAAAGATTggaattccaaaaataaaaagttttgtcCCGGTAAAGAACGTCGGAACTCGTACCACGgtcaaaaaaagaataacagAAGACGATATAATAGTTACACTAGATCATTTGAGAGTAAAGAAAATCTACCTGAGTGGATGACGCACGAAGGCGTTTGGGATATGGAAACTCAAGATCCAGTTAAGGAGTTCATTAGAGCAATAGCATTGGATGAAGGTTATGGTACTTGTGAGAACACGGTGACTGACGATATTAAAGATATAACCCAAGTAAAGTTCAGATTTAAAGAAAACATGGTGCCCGATTGGGATGACAGCCTCGACCTCGATGCTGAGTGGGTCATCACAGATGATTTAAACCCACGGGCGAGATCTCCGATGGAGGAAGAGCTATACGCGAAATTCGAAGCGAAGTTCGATAGAAGCATCGAGGCGCTCTGGTCGAAAGACCAGAATACTCCAGATGACGAGTATCAGGACCTGCCGATCGATTTTCAAGATTTACTCTCGTCACCCTCCGATCATCTCTTCGCCGATCCGTCCGCCGAGAAGTGCAGCATGATCTCGCTTACTGAGAGCATTTGGTCTAACGACGTCCCTGACGTTCCGAGTGGCGAGCGAGCCGACCGTGCCGACTCGCCCACCCTCATCGCCGAGGGTCTCCACGACCGCTTCCGCCCGCTCAACATCGACGATACGGAGCCGCCTTGTCCGCGCGAGATCGAGTCTTTCTCGCTCTACGATGGCGACGAGCTGTACGATGCGCTCTCCACCGTCGCCAAGACGATGCGCTCCTTCACCGCCATCAATCACAGCCGGGACCGCAGCGGCTTCGTCGAAGTGCCGCCACGGCGCCGTAGAGACGAGGCGCCGGCTGCGCCGCCACCCCGCGCGCCGCTCAGTACGCGCACTCCCGTTGAGCGCGAAGATCTACTCACATCTGCGCGAACGCACTTCCGCCCCATCCGTCGCGAGGCCGAGGCCGAGCCGACGCGCTACGCCGACGGCGACACTTTTGACATCCGCGGCGAGCTCGACCCCGTCGAGTTCCGGCGCAGTGAGTCTGGTGGTGTCTACCTCGGCGGGTCGCTCGAGCGGTATCTCGAGTACCGCGTTGCGCGGAGCATCGACTACGGCCGACTCAATCTGACCGCCGCGCAGCGTTGCCCGGATCTAGACGACCCGGGCTTTCGGCTGCGCTTCCCGGTGCGCCAGATCGACGCCGGTGTTCAAACCGAGCGCCGTGCGGACGCCGCCTGGGAGTGCGACGAGTGCGGCGGTTCCGCCAAGAAAATGCGACCGAGCGCGATCCGCAGCATCTGGAGCGAGTCGCACGCGTGCGAGTGCGGCGGCGCGACGGGCGGGCCAGGCGGCGGGCCCGGAGAGCGTACCACCGCGCCGCCGCCCGACGAGCTGTCTCGCGAGTGGGAGGAGCTGCTGGAAGACATAAGCGCGGCGCACCGGCTGTACGCGAGCGAGGCGGGCGATGCGTGCGACGACGCAGGCGTAGGCGCGGACCGCAAGCGCCGCCACAGCGCGGCGCTGCGCTGCGCGGTGGCACCCTGCTCGCACCCGCACGCGCGCTTCCTGCATTGCTGCGCTACGGCGCTCGACCGCCCGCTTACGCGCTGA
- the LOC113402494 gene encoding uncharacterized protein LOC113402494 isoform X2, with translation MPTCSLEQTEAVRRYYAAFPALKKGQESPLQYYLPPPAWCRKNTPDTKVKMQSELSMSKDWNSKNKKFCPGKERRNSYHGQKKNNRRRYNSYTRSFESKENLPEWMTHEGVWDMETQDPVKEFIRAIALDEGYGTCENTVTDDIKDITQVKFRFKENMVPDWDDSLDLDAEWVITDDLNPRARSPMEEELYAKFEAKFDRSIEALWSKDQNTPDDEYQDLPIDFQDLLSSPSDHLFADPSAEKCSMISLTESIWSNDVPDVPSGERADRADSPTLIAEGLHDRFRPLNIDDTEPPCPREIESFSLYDGDELYDALSTVAKTMRSFTAINHSRDRSGFVEVPPRRRRDEAPAAPPPRAPLSTRTPVEREDLLTSARTHFRPIRREAEAEPTRYADGDTFDIRGELDPVEFRRSESGGVYLGGSLERYLEYRVARSIDYGRLNLTAAQRCPDLDDPGFRLRFPVRQIDAGVQTERRADAAWECDECGGSAKKMRPSAIRSIWSESHACECGGATGGPGGGPGERTTAPPPDELSREWEELLEDISAAHRLYASEAGDACDDAGVGADRKRRHSAALRCAVAPCSHPHARFLHCCATALDRPLTR, from the coding sequence ATGCCCACGTGTTCTTTGGAACAAACAGAGGCTGTGCGTCGATATTACGCTGCATTTCCGGCTCTAAAGAAAGGACAAGAGTCGCCATTGCAGTATTATTTGCCGCCACCGGCCTGGTGTCGTAAAAATACGCCCGATACGAAGGTCAAGATGCAAAGTGAACTCTCAATGTCTAAAGATTggaattccaaaaataaaaagttttgtcCCGGTAAAGAACGTCGGAACTCGTACCACGgtcaaaaaaagaataacagAAGACGATATAATAGTTACACTAGATCATTTGAGAGTAAAGAAAATCTACCTGAGTGGATGACGCACGAAGGCGTTTGGGATATGGAAACTCAAGATCCAGTTAAGGAGTTCATTAGAGCAATAGCATTGGATGAAGGTTATGGTACTTGTGAGAACACGGTGACTGACGATATTAAAGATATAACCCAAGTAAAGTTCAGATTTAAAGAAAACATGGTGCCCGATTGGGATGACAGCCTCGACCTCGATGCTGAGTGGGTCATCACAGATGATTTAAACCCACGGGCGAGATCTCCGATGGAGGAAGAGCTATACGCGAAATTCGAAGCGAAGTTCGATAGAAGCATCGAGGCGCTCTGGTCGAAAGACCAGAATACTCCAGATGACGAGTATCAGGACCTGCCGATCGATTTTCAAGATTTACTCTCGTCACCCTCCGATCATCTCTTCGCCGATCCGTCCGCCGAGAAGTGCAGCATGATCTCGCTTACTGAGAGCATTTGGTCTAACGACGTCCCTGACGTTCCGAGTGGCGAGCGAGCCGACCGTGCCGACTCGCCCACCCTCATCGCCGAGGGTCTCCACGACCGCTTCCGCCCGCTCAACATCGACGATACGGAGCCGCCTTGTCCGCGCGAGATCGAGTCTTTCTCGCTCTACGATGGCGACGAGCTGTACGATGCGCTCTCCACCGTCGCCAAGACGATGCGCTCCTTCACCGCCATCAATCACAGCCGGGACCGCAGCGGCTTCGTCGAAGTGCCGCCACGGCGCCGTAGAGACGAGGCGCCGGCTGCGCCGCCACCCCGCGCGCCGCTCAGTACGCGCACTCCCGTTGAGCGCGAAGATCTACTCACATCTGCGCGAACGCACTTCCGCCCCATCCGTCGCGAGGCCGAGGCCGAGCCGACGCGCTACGCCGACGGCGACACTTTTGACATCCGCGGCGAGCTCGACCCCGTCGAGTTCCGGCGCAGTGAGTCTGGTGGTGTCTACCTCGGCGGGTCGCTCGAGCGGTATCTCGAGTACCGCGTTGCGCGGAGCATCGACTACGGCCGACTCAATCTGACCGCCGCGCAGCGTTGCCCGGATCTAGACGACCCGGGCTTTCGGCTGCGCTTCCCGGTGCGCCAGATCGACGCCGGTGTTCAAACCGAGCGCCGTGCGGACGCCGCCTGGGAGTGCGACGAGTGCGGCGGTTCCGCCAAGAAAATGCGACCGAGCGCGATCCGCAGCATCTGGAGCGAGTCGCACGCGTGCGAGTGCGGCGGCGCGACGGGCGGGCCAGGCGGCGGGCCCGGAGAGCGTACCACCGCGCCGCCGCCCGACGAGCTGTCTCGCGAGTGGGAGGAGCTGCTGGAAGACATAAGCGCGGCGCACCGGCTGTACGCGAGCGAGGCGGGCGATGCGTGCGACGACGCAGGCGTAGGCGCGGACCGCAAGCGCCGCCACAGCGCGGCGCTGCGCTGCGCGGTGGCACCCTGCTCGCACCCGCACGCGCGCTTCCTGCATTGCTGCGCTACGGCGCTCGACCGCCCGCTTACGCGCTGA